In the Populus trichocarpa isolate Nisqually-1 chromosome 1, P.trichocarpa_v4.1, whole genome shotgun sequence genome, CAGATGTGGAATTCACAGAAAACAATCTTCTGATAGAATTTTAAAACGAGTTACCCTCTCACCAAATAATACAAACCTTCCCAAGTAAAATCAGCTTGGGAAGCAGATGAAGTTGTATATAAAAAGTTCTCGGGAGTGATGAACACCATTCAGGCGAGTAACTCCATGTTAGTGGGTTCATGGAAAGCGGAGGAGTTTGGTCACAGCCGAGTCCAGCACGTCGACATTTCTCCTCAGGTTTTTTCTAATCAAGCATTAAGAAACCCAAGAACACCGAAGATGACAACCAAGAGAAATTATAGAGTTATAATGCActacaagaatttttttatagtagaaaGAGTCGCTTTCTTGAATGCAAAGGCCTGTGGTTCCCAGAGAAGAAGTAACCACCTAGCATTTGGTTACCTCCGTGCTAGAAGGAGAAACCAAGTAGGTAAGATGAGCCTGTCGGTTCATCATAAGCAGCTTAAAGCAGCGAGTGGGGTAAGTGACATGTAAACAAGTATGctaagaaaacaaacacaaaggaTACAGTTGAGTCGCTAGAGTGTCAATGCCCTTCATTTCCTCGTTCAATCTGCACCATAATTCCAGAAATGGGTTGGGAAAGgcatatttaaaatatcatcaactATTGGCAAATAAGGACTGTAAACAGGTTTTCAAGACCCCAAGTTTGGTTGCTTGAGTGAGTAGTTAGGCAACAAAAGGAACTATCTCCAGCCAAGTTAGTGTCAGCGCTCTAACCAGTTATCTCTACTCTCTAGTAGAcatgaaaattatttaacacTGTTTTTAAATTCTGGTTTATACTCAGAAGAGGGTGGCAAAACAATATGGTGACAGATGGTTCTGGCAAACAAAAACTCGCACAaattggaggttcaattctCAACGCATAGGTAATGAAATACTTGTCCAGATATATTAAGCTGCAAAACTTTGATTCTATTTTCTAATCACAAAGACACTATCCCAGGAGCAATTGAGGGAAACAACAAGGTGGTGAAAAATTAAGCAGAACAATCTCATTCAGATTCAGCTACAACCATGTTGCACTCCAAAAATCTTTCACACATGCAGATTATCCAACATTTTTCATTAAATCCCAGTaggtaagaaagaaaaataaccatCAGCATTGTTTTTCTGCACTTAACATTTTGAAAACCATGTAAAAATTATGCTTCACAGAACCAGAGcaggtaatatatatatatatatatataagcacaaGGCATCTTATAGATCCCCCTTTCTTAGAGCTTGTTTGGAGATGCGGCTGGTGGCTGGTAGCGCGTtaccaaaattttttattttttttcttgcttaaaattaatgttttttatgtttttgaattattttgatgtgctgatatcaaaaataaattttaagaaataaaaaaacattatttagatGTAATTCCGAgcaaaaatcactttgaaaagaaactattaccacaatactaaacacTCTTTTAATCACCATCTGAGAAAAATCTAAACTTTACCAGTTAATCAAGCATGAGCACAAGAACTTACTCTCTATACTGTTAATATTTCtcctaattaaaaatacaataaaagcaattttacaacccttttcttttgattaattaaacctttcaaatttaagaattactaattaattaagttatacctcaTACACGAATTTATGTACCGATTTCCCTTCGTTGCTGCATCAAGCACTGCAAGATAAGATACAATGATCAAagatttacaaaaaataaaaaatattcacaattaatatcaacaataatcaaattcttaaaaataaatatctaattatttttaccaGATTCTTGAAGACGAGCAGTAGCATCACCAAAACATTGCATATGATCAACAGATGTACTCGTAGCCTAcaattatcacaaaaaaaaaaaacaaatacttcatttccttttctcaaGAACCAAACAGAAAGTTAGAAGAGTCAAAGCTGACCTCAGAGAGAGCGAAACGAAGTGAAGCGAAAAGAGAAGTGAAGCTACCGGCGATGGCTAGAGAGTCTCTCTCGATGATTTCTAGTGCCTTGAAGATCTCGCCCTGGTTCAAATTGGTTTTCGGTTCACGGCGGTCGGGTTCATCGGGACACATGGCCGGTAGATCCAGGTCTGGTTGTATGATTACTGATTCTGTATCCGTTGATTGATCTCTCTGAGTTGCTGCCGCTTCTTCCATTTCCCGCGATTAAAAGAAAGACAGGGAtttgtatttgatatttttaattagttatagATGGGGAATTCAGTGATCTTTGTAAAAACATTACCACGAACTATTTTCGTTTGGGCTTTGTGCATATTGGatatagttttggttttttactttttaaattatccatTTACGGGAAGCCCAggcacaaattcaaaataacttCATTTATCTTCATATTAAACTCGACCCATCAATTTTAAAGTTTGATCCA is a window encoding:
- the LOC7479312 gene encoding uncharacterized protein LOC7479312: MEEAAATQRDQSTDTESVIIQPDLDLPAMCPDEPDRREPKTNLNQGEIFKALEIIERDSLAIAGSFTSLFASLRFALSEATSTSVDHMQCFGDATARLQESVLDAATKGNRYINSCMRLNEEMKGIDTLATQLKNLRRNVDVLDSAVTKLLRFP